A genomic window from Triticum urartu cultivar G1812 chromosome 7, Tu2.1, whole genome shotgun sequence includes:
- the LOC125525452 gene encoding WAT1-related protein At1g09380-like, giving the protein MNQVFYFVGLKYSRPTVASALNNTLPAVTFALTATLKMEPVAAFAGKAKVAGTALCVVGSMLMTFYRGPLVRTLDSPIHWPYVQRTMTAEAAAHAGGHAAVLGATLVIASNVAWAVWFIIQKKMSNTFSSPYTTTVLMAAMASVQSGVIAVAAEHRLSAWALGFDIRLIGSLYAGVVASGIVIAVMSWCIQVRGPVFVSMFSPMMLIIVAVVGWGILGEKIRVGSVIGAVFIVVGLYTVLWGKGRDLVATETAEDDEEKKIGSGEPSNGAVDGAAVLRSCPAAHRHEATVARDLQCSVMA; this is encoded by the exons ATGAACCAGGTGTTCTATTTCGTGGGCCTCAAGTACAGCCGCCCGACCGTGGCGTCCGCGCTGAACAACACGCTCCCTGCGGTGACCTTCGCGCTCACGGCCACGCTCAAGATGGAGCCCGTTGCGGCTTTCGCCGGGAAGGCCAAGGTGGCCGGCACGGCCCTCTGCGTGGTCGGCTCCATGCTAATGACCTTCTATAGAGGGCCCCTCGTCAGGACCCTGGATTCCCCGATCCACTGGCCGTACGTGCAGCGCACCATGACTGCCGAGGCGGCAGCCCACGCCGGCGGACACGCCGCCGTCCTCGGGGCGACTCTAGTCATCGCCTCCAACGTTGCCTGGGCAGTCTGGTTCATTATTCAG AAGAAGATGTCCAACACCTTCTCGTCTCCGTACACGACGACGGTGCTGATGGCGGCAATGGCCAGCGTCCAGAGCGGCGTCATTGCGGTGGCCGCGGAGCACAGGCTCTCGGCGTGGGCGCTCGGGTTCGATATCAGGCTCATAGGCTCGCTCTACGCG GGGGTGGTGGCGTCAGGGATTGTGATCGCGGTGATGTCGTGGTGCATCCAGGTGCGCGGGCCGGTGTTCGTGTCCATGTTCAGCCCCATGATGCTCATCATCGTCGCCGTCGTCGGGTGGGGCATCCTCGGCGAGAAGATACGCGTCGGCAG CGTTATCGGCGCCGTGTTCATAGTGGTGGGGCTGTACACGGTGCTCTGGGGCAAGGGAAGGGACCTCGTTGCCACGGAAACCGCGGAAGACGACGAGGAGAAGAAAATCGGCAGCGGCGAACCGAGCAACGGGGCCGTCGATGGCGCAGCGGTCTTGCGGTCATGTCCCGCTGCTCATCGTCATGAGGCAACGGTGGCACGAGATTTGCAGTGCAGTGTCATGGCTTGA